One window of Dysidea avara chromosome 11, odDysAvar1.4, whole genome shotgun sequence genomic DNA carries:
- the LOC136239125 gene encoding interferon-stimulated gene 20 kDa protein-like isoform X2, protein MTMCSRAALLHDKVNHLSTNPTTMEFKRFSLFLQYLSYSTNLEKAVNLPNESQPSVQQPPPPPTQTTSTKAVLEDVASRHDSIVAIDCEMVGVWKMQPAAASCSIVGYNGEVLYHSYIKPSKLITAYRTRWSGIKPYHMKFAVTEKQALKWIRSILKHKIIVGHDLKCDFRVLGITDHPDILLRDTMKCPVIHRLTGKKQPSLKFLSSKLLEKEIQKGPHSSLEDAMAVMNVYKVVEYEWEELLRSQQTKYQ, encoded by the exons ATGACAATGTGCTCGAGGGCTGCACTCCTTCATGACAAAGTCAACCATCTAAGTACAAATCCGACTACAATGGAGTTCAAACGTTTCAGTTTGTTTCTACA ATATCTGTCATACTCTACTAATCTTGAGAAAGCCGTCAACCTTCCCAATGAATCACAACCGTCTGTTCAACAACCACCACCTCCGCCGACACAAACAACATCAACAAAGGCTGTACTCGAAGATGTTGCCAGTCGACATGATTCAATAGTGGCCATAGACTGTGAAATGGTTGGAGTTTGGAAAATGCAGCCAGCTGCGGCTAGCTGTAGTATAGTGGGGTATAATGGAGAAGTGTTGTACCATTCTTACATCAAACCATCAAAACTGATAACTGCCTATCGAACCAGATGGAGTGGTATTAAGCCATATCATATGAAATTTGCTGTAACTGAGAAACAAGCCTTAAAGTGGATACGGTCAATTCTAAAGCACAAAATTATTGTAGGTCACGATTTAAAGTGTGATTTTAGGGTGTTAGGCATTACAGATCATCCTGATATTTTATTAAGAGATACAATGAAGTGTCCAGTAATTCACAGGTTAACTGGTAAAAAGCAGCCATCACTAAAGTTTCTGTCATCCAAGTTGTTGGAGAAGGAAATCCAGAAAGGACCTCACTCTTCGTTGGAAGATGCTATGGCCGTTATGAATGTTTATAAAGTTGTTGAATATGAGTGGGAGGAGCTTTTGAGATCTCAACAAACCAAATACCAGTGA
- the LOC136239125 gene encoding interferon-stimulated gene 20 kDa protein-like isoform X1 codes for MTMCSRAALLHDKVNHLSTNPTTMEFKRFSLFLHRYLSYSTNLEKAVNLPNESQPSVQQPPPPPTQTTSTKAVLEDVASRHDSIVAIDCEMVGVWKMQPAAASCSIVGYNGEVLYHSYIKPSKLITAYRTRWSGIKPYHMKFAVTEKQALKWIRSILKHKIIVGHDLKCDFRVLGITDHPDILLRDTMKCPVIHRLTGKKQPSLKFLSSKLLEKEIQKGPHSSLEDAMAVMNVYKVVEYEWEELLRSQQTKYQ; via the exons ATGACAATGTGCTCGAGGGCTGCACTCCTTCATGACAAAGTCAACCATCTAAGTACAAATCCGACTACAATGGAGTTCAAACGTTTCAGTTTGTTTCTACA CAGATATCTGTCATACTCTACTAATCTTGAGAAAGCCGTCAACCTTCCCAATGAATCACAACCGTCTGTTCAACAACCACCACCTCCGCCGACACAAACAACATCAACAAAGGCTGTACTCGAAGATGTTGCCAGTCGACATGATTCAATAGTGGCCATAGACTGTGAAATGGTTGGAGTTTGGAAAATGCAGCCAGCTGCGGCTAGCTGTAGTATAGTGGGGTATAATGGAGAAGTGTTGTACCATTCTTACATCAAACCATCAAAACTGATAACTGCCTATCGAACCAGATGGAGTGGTATTAAGCCATATCATATGAAATTTGCTGTAACTGAGAAACAAGCCTTAAAGTGGATACGGTCAATTCTAAAGCACAAAATTATTGTAGGTCACGATTTAAAGTGTGATTTTAGGGTGTTAGGCATTACAGATCATCCTGATATTTTATTAAGAGATACAATGAAGTGTCCAGTAATTCACAGGTTAACTGGTAAAAAGCAGCCATCACTAAAGTTTCTGTCATCCAAGTTGTTGGAGAAGGAAATCCAGAAAGGACCTCACTCTTCGTTGGAAGATGCTATGGCCGTTATGAATGTTTATAAAGTTGTTGAATATGAGTGGGAGGAGCTTTTGAGATCTCAACAAACCAAATACCAGTGA
- the LOC136239132 gene encoding interferon-stimulated 20 kDa exonuclease-like 2: MAAFRGIVNCTANRKYATLFQNMYSMKKAPSEPQPSIQLPPETLSQTKPVVSAKIVTVPKDVASRRDLIVSIDCEMVRVQKQCAVASCSIVGYNGEVIYHSFIQPKLKVDYPTKWCMKSAVPEEQALKWIQSILKHKIIVGHDLKHDLKVLGIMNHPDSLLRDTIKCPIIHKLSGNKQPSLKFLALKLTENNIQKGRHSSLEDAMAVMTVYKVVEDEWEELLRCQQAQSSG; this comes from the exons ATGGCTGCATTCCGAGGTATTGTTAACTGTACAGCGAACAGGAAATACGCCACTTTGTTTCA GAATATGTATTCCATGAAAAAAGCTCCCAGTGAACCACAGCCATCTATTCAACTACCACCAGAGACACTGTCACAAACAAAACCAGTTGTTTCAGCAAAGATTGTAACTGTACCAAAAGATGTTGCCAGTCGACGTGATTTAATAGTATCCATAGACTGTGAAATGGTCAGGGTTCAGAAACAGTGTGCTGTAGCCAGTTGTAGTATAGTAGGGTATAATGGAGAAGTGATATACCATTCTTTCATACAACCCAAATTGAAAGTTGATTATCCAACCAAGTGGTGCATGAAGTCTGCTGTACCTGAGGAACAAGCCTTGAAGTGGATACAGTCAATTCTAAAGCACAAAATTATCGTTGGTCATGATTTAAAGCATGATCTTAAAGTATTAGGTATAATGAATCACCCTGATAGTTTGTTAAGAGATACAATCAAGTGTCCAATAATTCACAAGCTATCTGGTAATAAGCAGCCATCGCTGAAGTTTCTAGCCTTAAAGTTGACAGAGAATAATATTCAGAAAGGGCGGCACTCTTCATTGGAAGATGCTATGGCTGTTATGACAGTCTATAAAGTTGTTGAAGATGAGTGGGAGGAGCTTTTAAGATGTCAACAAGCTCAAAGCAGTGGATAA
- the LOC136238453 gene encoding interferon-stimulated gene 20 kDa protein-like: MPRKKPEVNRDVDESLHHVRLLPRTKVTKKAHKTDDSNHKITPTVTAVVNMSGTFTRRAKTVALDCEMVGVGDKKSSALARCTIVNYNGEVIYNSYIKPNQCVTDYRTPWSGIRPWHLKTAVPHQVALSDIKKILSSKIIVGHDLSNDFNVLGFSLPSHQRRDTAKYRNLRRLAGLCCQPSLKVLAHRLLGRRIQKGSHCSLEDARATLDIYKLMEQEWESEFQESSLNFFNDSFWPDDILNT; encoded by the coding sequence ATGCCCAGGAAGAAACCAGAAGTTAATCGCGACGTGGACGAGTCGCTTCATCACGTACGTCTCTTACCAAGAACGAAAGTGACGAAAAAGGCTCACAAGACAGATGACTCCAATCATAAAATAACACCGACGGTTACTGCAGTAGTAAACATGAGTGGTACCTTCACAAGACGTGCTAAGACTGTGGCTCTGGATTGTGAAATGGTTGGGGTAGGCGACAAAAAGTCGTCAGCTTTGGCAAGATGTACAATAGTCAATTACAATGGAGAAGTGATTTACAACTCGTATATCAAGCCAAACCAGTGTGTCACGGATTACCGTACACCATGGAGCGGGATAAGACCATGGCATCTTAAAACAGCAGTACCACATCAAGTGGCTCTGAGTGACATCAAGAAGATCCTCAGTTCCAAAATCATTGTAGGACATGACTTAAGTAATGACTTTAATGTACTGGGGTTTTCCCTGCCCAGTCACCAGAGAAGAGATACAGCAAAGTATAGGAACTTGAGGAGACTAGCCGGATTATGTTGTCAGCCATCACTGAAGGTCTTAGCTCACAGATTATTAGGGAGAAGAATACAGAAAGGGTCTCACTGTTCCCTAGAAGATGCCAGAGCAACTTTGGACATTTATAAACTGATGGAACAAGAATGGGAAAGTGAGTTTCAAGAATCTTCGTTGAACTTTTTCAATGATTCTTTTTGGCCCGATGACATATTAAATACttga
- the LOC136238452 gene encoding haloacid dehalogenase-like hydrolase domain-containing protein 2, translated as MASSLSQVKGVLIDISGTLQLQGSLTLNASSAINQLRKAGIQLRFVTNVTDETRSEITAKLHAAGIQAAEDEVYTSLQAAKAIVQESYFQPYCLLPFKAKQEVYTGASPDEPNAVVIGHSPEHLNYRCMNEAFRILFEKESKLIAVHKATYFKVPKGVMLGPGPFIEALESSTGKKALFVGKPEPTFFYSVLKDIQIIAAETVMIGDDVVADVLGAYKAGLQGILVKTGAYVRGDERHIQGKDYTFVAENFAHAAEMILTAKNKKSTIL; from the exons ATGGCGAGTTCATTATCACAAGTTAAGGGAGTGTTAATAGACATCAGTGGAACCTTGCAACTACAAGGGTCGCTTACATTGAATGCTTCAAGTGCAATAAACCA ATTACGTAAGGCGGGCATACAGCTGAGATTTGTTACTAATGTCACTGACGAAACAAGGTCAGAGATAACAGCAAAACTACATGCTGCTGGAATACAAGCCGCAGAGGATGAAGTATACACGTCACTGCAAGCTGCCAAAGCTATAGTTCAGGAGAGTTATTTTCAGCCTTACTGTTTGTTGCCATTCAAGGCAAAGCAAGAGGTGTATACTGGAGCATCCCCTGATGAACCCAATGCCGTTGTGATTGGACACTCACCAGAGCACCTAAACTATCGGTGTATGAATGAGGCattcag AATATTATTTGAAAAGGAGTCTAAACTCATTGCAGTACACAAGGCCACTTATTTCAAGGTGCCCAAAGGAGTGATGCTGGGGCCTGGGCCATTTATTGAAGCACTAGAGTCATCTACTGGAAAGAAGGCTTTGTTTGTTGGCAAACCAGAACCAACGTTCTTCTATTCTGTGCTAAAAGACATTCAAATTATTGCAGCAGAAACTGTGATGATAGGAGAT GATGTTGTAGCTGATGTATTAGGCGCATACAAGGCTGGCCTACAAGGAATCTTGGTCAAGACAG GTGCTTACGTTCGTGGGGATGAGAGACATATACAAGGAAAAGATTACACCTTTGTGGCTGAGAATTTTGCCCATGCAGCTGAAATGATTTTAACTGCTAAGAATAAGAAAAGCACTATTTTGTAA
- the LOC136239253 gene encoding phospholysine phosphohistidine inorganic pyrophosphate phosphatase-like, producing MVEKGGVNPRISIIDKQQGLPAYCNLLKAWYYRHSDGLSMGLDPYASSKKSLVMGKPQLEFFQSVLQELNCPPQETVMIGDCSRIVFGGRFWFYCEGDEDQLTNKDRWPCISDLAMAVDMIIAGTNNTL from the exons ATGGTTGAGAAAGGAGGTGTCAA TCCTAGAATCTCG ATTATCGATAAACAACAAGGATTGCCAGCTTATTGCAATCTACTTAAGGCATGGTACTACAGACATAGTGATGGATTATCAATGGGGCTTGATCCATATGCCAGTAGCAAGAAGTCACTAGTGATGGGAAAGCCACAACTAGAGTTTTTCCAGTCTGTCCTGCAAGAATTAAATTGTCCACCACAGGAAACTGTGATGATTGGAGAT TGTAGTAGGATAGTGTTTGGTGGTAGATTTTGGTTTTATTGTGAAGGTGATGAAGACCAGTTAACCAATAAAGACAGATGGCCGTGTATCAGTGACTTGGCAATGGCAGTGGATATGATTATTGCTGGCACTAACAACACATTATAG
- the LOC136239576 gene encoding haloacid dehalogenase-like hydrolase domain-containing protein 2: MANWLKNIRGVLLDISGTLHIGEETTRDAIQALKRLRQNGLAVRFITNATKESKSGLHAKLTRLGFDINSDEIFTSLTAARRYVESQKLRPFCLLQDDAKKDFAGLEVTNPNAVVVGLAPDYFNYESLNQAFRLLLNNKDCKLIAVHKARYYQRTEGLSMGPGPFVEALEYASGKKAIVVGKPQLEFFQSVLEDFNCLAEETVMIGDDVNLDVLGALDANIGGILVKTGKFRDGDEDHLGNKDRCLCLSDFAAAVDTILAATGNTT, encoded by the exons ATGGCAAACTGGCTGAAGAATATTAGAGGCGTGTTACTGGATATTAGTGGTACTCTACACATTGGAGAGGAGACTACGAGGGATGCGATACAGGCGCTGAAAAG GCTTCGTCAGAATGGTCTAGCAGTCAGATTTATCACTAATGCCACTAAAGAAAGCAAGAGTGGACTACATGCTAAACTAACTAGGCTCGGGTTTGACATAAACTCAGATGAAATATTTACGTCACTCACAGCTGCAAGGAGATATGTTGAATCACAAAAATTACGACCGTTCTGTCTCCTTCAAGATGATGCTAAGAAAGATTTTGCTGGACTAGAAGTAACCAACCCTAATGCAGTGGTAGTTGGATTGGCACCTGATTATTTTAACTATGAAAGTCTCAATCAAGCCTTCAG GCTATTGTTGAATAATAAGGATTGTAAACTAATCGCTGTACACAAGGCTCGCTACTACCAGCGTACTGAAGGATTATCGATGGGTCCTGGTCCATTTGTAGAAGCACTGGAGTATGCTAGTGGCAAGAAGGCAATTGTGGTGGGAAAACCACAACTAGAGTTCTTCCAGTCTGTTCTTGAAGACTTTAATTGTTTAGCAGAGGAAACAGTGATGATTGGAGAT GATGTAAATTTGGATGTACTGGGAGCTCTTGATGCTAACATTGGTGGTATTCTGGTGAAGACCG GTAAATTTCGAGATGGAGACGAAGATCACTTAGGCAACAAGGACAGGTGCTTATGTCTCAGTGACTTTGCTGCAGCAGTGGACACAATTCTCGCTGCTACCGGCAACACAACTTAA
- the LOC136239575 gene encoding ankyrin repeat and MYND domain-containing protein 2-like isoform X1 translates to MARKVVDPKELRAKTAEEKRLLELSQLREEKWNNEELLALLKTKGIRVDVIDMDGTTPLSHAAYKGNGEACNILLEHGADVNWAQHGDKYTPLMFSMMSGSPSTTKLLLEAGADKDAFNNMHRNAFQVAVSLGQYGSIGVLKNFMPLKDVKRYCSGKGFPSLPTHLVKPVYQLVTTTDIHPVKLILELQTCKELLDTNEHFCAVLESLQREHFLEDHYVLAFKLHYISYIVQYCTVDQDGDQILLKRLLQAKEPSGTYPEVDGFLRQCVREYEHTKECSVSINMIQTLSTIPIGDERSTYSVFHEWIVAHKSDEDKECSTCGRFGKELSRCSKCKKVYYCSPECQKLAWTVGNHKKLCKLWREP, encoded by the exons ATGGCAAGGAAAGTAGTTGATCCGAAGGAGTTACGGGCTAAAACTGCAGAGGAGAAGCGATTATTAGAACTAAGCCAGCTAA GAGAGGAGAAGTGGAATAATGAGGAGCTGTTAGCGCTATTGAAGACTAAAGGAATTAGAGTGGACGTCATTGACATG GATGGTACCACTCCTCTCAGTCATGCAGCCTATAAGGGCAACGGAGAGGCTTGTAACATCTTACTGGAACATGGAGCTGATGTGAACTGGGCCCAACATGGGGATAAG TACACACCACTGATGTTTTCTATGATGTCAG GTTCTCCATCAACTACTAAACTTCTATTGGAAGCTGGTGCTGACAAAGACGCGTTCAATAACATGCACAGAAATGCTTTCCAAGTTGCTGTCAGTCTTGGCCAGTATGGTAGTATCGGTGTGCTGAAGAATTTCATGCCATTGAAAGATGTGAAGCGCTACTGCTCAGGAAAGGGCTTTCCATCATTACCTACTCATCTGGTTAAACCTGTTTACCAACTAGTTACAACCACTGACATACATCCTGTTAAG CTGATCCTTGAGCTGCAGACTTGTAAAGAACTACTAGATACCAATGAACACTTTTGTGCAGTGTTGGAAAGTTTGCAGAGAGAACATTTCTTAGAAGACCACTATGTCTTAGcattcaagttacactatatCTCCTACATTGTGCAGTATTGTACTGTGGATCAAGATGGAGATCAAATCCTTTTGAAGAG ATTGCTGCAAGCTAAAGAGCCTAGTGGGACTTACCCCGAAGTCGATGGTTTCCTCAGGCAGTGTGTAAGGGAATATGAACATACTAAAGAATGTTCTGTCTCTATCAACATGATCCAAACCCTCTCCACCATACCAATC GGTGATGAGCGATCAACTTATTCAGTATTTCATGAATGGATCGTGGCACATAAAAG TGATGAAGACAAGGAGTGCAGTACGTGTGGAAGATTTGGCAAAGAATTGAGCAGATGTTCAAAGTGTAAAAAG GTCTACTATTGCAGTCCTGAATGTCAAAAGTTAGCTTGGACAGTCGGCAATCACAAAAAGTTGTGCAAACTTTGGAGAGAACCGTGA
- the LOC136239575 gene encoding ankyrin repeat and MYND domain-containing protein 2-like isoform X2 produces MKHVCHSEDGTTPLSHAAYKGNGEACNILLEHGADVNWAQHGDKYTPLMFSMMSGSPSTTKLLLEAGADKDAFNNMHRNAFQVAVSLGQYGSIGVLKNFMPLKDVKRYCSGKGFPSLPTHLVKPVYQLVTTTDIHPVKLILELQTCKELLDTNEHFCAVLESLQREHFLEDHYVLAFKLHYISYIVQYCTVDQDGDQILLKRLLQAKEPSGTYPEVDGFLRQCVREYEHTKECSVSINMIQTLSTIPIGDERSTYSVFHEWIVAHKSDEDKECSTCGRFGKELSRCSKCKKVYYCSPECQKLAWTVGNHKKLCKLWREP; encoded by the exons ATGAAACATGTTTGCCATTCTGAG GATGGTACCACTCCTCTCAGTCATGCAGCCTATAAGGGCAACGGAGAGGCTTGTAACATCTTACTGGAACATGGAGCTGATGTGAACTGGGCCCAACATGGGGATAAG TACACACCACTGATGTTTTCTATGATGTCAG GTTCTCCATCAACTACTAAACTTCTATTGGAAGCTGGTGCTGACAAAGACGCGTTCAATAACATGCACAGAAATGCTTTCCAAGTTGCTGTCAGTCTTGGCCAGTATGGTAGTATCGGTGTGCTGAAGAATTTCATGCCATTGAAAGATGTGAAGCGCTACTGCTCAGGAAAGGGCTTTCCATCATTACCTACTCATCTGGTTAAACCTGTTTACCAACTAGTTACAACCACTGACATACATCCTGTTAAG CTGATCCTTGAGCTGCAGACTTGTAAAGAACTACTAGATACCAATGAACACTTTTGTGCAGTGTTGGAAAGTTTGCAGAGAGAACATTTCTTAGAAGACCACTATGTCTTAGcattcaagttacactatatCTCCTACATTGTGCAGTATTGTACTGTGGATCAAGATGGAGATCAAATCCTTTTGAAGAG ATTGCTGCAAGCTAAAGAGCCTAGTGGGACTTACCCCGAAGTCGATGGTTTCCTCAGGCAGTGTGTAAGGGAATATGAACATACTAAAGAATGTTCTGTCTCTATCAACATGATCCAAACCCTCTCCACCATACCAATC GGTGATGAGCGATCAACTTATTCAGTATTTCATGAATGGATCGTGGCACATAAAAG TGATGAAGACAAGGAGTGCAGTACGTGTGGAAGATTTGGCAAAGAATTGAGCAGATGTTCAAAGTGTAAAAAG GTCTACTATTGCAGTCCTGAATGTCAAAAGTTAGCTTGGACAGTCGGCAATCACAAAAAGTTGTGCAAACTTTGGAGAGAACCGTGA